The Capsicum annuum cultivar UCD-10X-F1 chromosome 3, UCD10Xv1.1, whole genome shotgun sequence genomic sequence GAAGCACTTAGAGTTTGGAGATAGAAGGAATTAAGACTGATTGGGACAATCAGGAACCCGGAACATTCATTATTTAGTGTCAAACATTAAAATGGTTTGTTACCTACAGGTGGCATTGCCAATAGACACAAAATGGAAGGTATTACATGATCAACAATTACCAGTGAAGGAAGACTTGAAGGCTTTCCAGATTGCTCATCAGGTAGATACTCAGCAATAGCATTTGTAGCCACAAGAGCTCGCATATATTCTGCAACTCCTCTACTGTCTACCGCGTGAGCTCTCTGCTCAAAGCGCCGAATGACAGACTCAGGGCTAAGGTTAAGAAGATAAAGAGAACAGTGAATACTCTCTAAAAATAAATTCGTGTAGGTAAGGTAACTCATAGACAAACattaaaaaatgaaacaaaagtaACCCGAAGTGATCAGGTGAAAGACTCCAAAACAGTAATTCACAGGAACTGACAGGCTGCATTCTTGTTTAGCTAGGCACCTCAAACATGGTTCTCCTAGTTTGATTaaaatagcaagagttgaaaatAGACAGACTAATCAAAAGCATCCATGAGGACAATGACCACATTAAACAGCTTTATATTTTTCTGCACAGGACTCcctccgttcacttttacttgtcatgtttCGCTTCGCAGTagtcaatttgactaattttcagagctaaattgaattagattaatccaatattttaaattttagatattaaattaCTATAAGTTCGAATCCTTCTTGTATAAATATGGTGAAAATACACATTCGGTCAAAGTTCATGCAGTTTGACTTTCTAGAAGCGaaacatgacaagtaaaagtgaacgaaAGGAGTATTATCGTAGTTGAAAGACGAGCAAAGACTGCGAAAACATAGTATCCTTGTCATTCCACCTCCCCTAGAGAATTCCATACATGAGAGAAGTAAGATAAAGACTAAAATTTACCTGTGCTTGTTGAGTTCAGCAAGCAAAGCGCTTTGCAAAGCAGCATCCTTTGGATTCGCATCAGCTTCCGCCATCAATCTTTCCAAACGCTTCTCTTGCTGCCAAAACGGCCACCAGCTAAACCAATCAGACAACAAAACATTCTCAAACCCTTTTTTCACCTTCGCAAATAAACCCATTAAGAAAACCACTATAGGCAGCTTCTTCTTCAGGTCCTCATTCTCCACAGATGATTCCACGTGACCCAGTTCATTTTCAGTAGTAGCACTACTCACTGCTGCTACTCCACCATTGGAGTCAACGGAACTCGTATCGAAAACGGAGGGTTCATTGAATTTATGAGGTTCATTGTCATTATTATTGGATACGGCGGCGAAATCAGGATTCAATGTACAATGAAGGCGTAAGTTGTGGCGGCAAAAACGAGTAGATGATGCAGTTGTGGATAAACAACGGACATGATTGTAGGAGGAACAAGAAAAATGGAAGAGAGAAGGTAAAGGCTTGAAGATAAGAGAAGCTTGAAGAGTGCTCATGGCTTTTTTCACCTCCCCTTTGGATTAGATGTTTAGGgtttaaagaagaagaagaagaagaagagatacTTTGCCTTGAACACAATCCAAGATTCTTTACTTGCAAAAGAGAGGATTTTTATTGGCTTTGTGGCTTCTTGTAGAGTAACAACACCACACTTCTCCTCTCTCCCTTTgttgtgaattagagagttgaaggGATTGGGTTACTTTCTTTCTTGGGATTATAGAGCAAACAAGAAAACCTTATCTATACTCAAATTGGCGCTCTTCTTCTTGTGGCCTCTataatttcacttattttctttgaaaaagatAGGACGTACACTTTTGAGATTTTCAGTATGGCAACTGAAAATTGGTCATTTTCATATCCCAACGGCCAAGCCCCTGTTTTTAAGGAgcaaagttttagttttttctcATCTTATATCTTTCTGGATTACAATGTATTAAACCCGATTTAAGAACCCAAATTCTGTTCTTTTTACCTTTCTCTCGGAAGTTCATTTGTTGTGCTTTAGCTTTTGCAGAATTTTGGACTTTCAAAACCATTAGAGAAATTGTTTACCTTTCGCTTCTTTCGAAAACACCCAAACGAACACACTAaagaaaacaactaaaaaaaaattccaaccaAACTAAGTTTGCGAAAGTTTGAAACAAACATAAGATGTTGGCTCTTGTTTTACTCATCGTTTTCGAAAAAGAGTGGGGGAAAGATAGCAGGCGAGCGTATAAGTTTATCACAAGGCAAGCATGAAATGAAAGCCTTTGGCTCCATTATAATTCATAACGATGAAAGACGATGAAAAATAGTGTACAACACGAGCCTAAAAGCAGTTATGAAACCATACAATGACCCCCTAGAGGAAAAAAGGACAGGAAAGACGGACAAAAACAACCAAGATATGCAAGTTAGGACCAAAAGATTTGTAACATTTTTGGCTAACACCTCTCTGCAAGCAAAATTAAGGACCCAACTATGCAAAACTTGTCGCGCACTAGTGATACTGTGGAGGATAAGGAGGCATCGGAGTAGATTGTGGTATGACATTCTGTCCATGCATTGGCATCACACCGGAACCCATCTGAGAAGGCACACTAGCAGGTGGCATGTAAGGGTGACTATGCATCTGCATCGGCATTGATGGAGTTGCAGTGGCGGGCGCCGTGTTCCAGACGGCAGGATGCTGGGGCGGAGCTACACCTGCAGCTGGAGTGTACTGCGAAGGGGCACCATATGGATGAACACCTGGACCTCCTATCAGAGGCGGCTGCTGCCCCAAGACTGAAGGTTGAGAATTCAACATTGGAGTAATTGGCATTGTGTAATCTCTGCCGCGATCATTATTAATCTGAAATCAGTTAAAGATGACCATCAATTTGGGCAGTAACTTGTTCCCCAGCAGGAAAAGAATGCTCGGGAAGCTGGGAAGTATAGGTACTGAGCAAAAGAGAGATGGGACACTAAATTACAGAGTTCCCATCACAAAttagtatctcaaaataaataAAGCTCTCTACAAAGCTGTTTTTACCTTTATACTAAGATCAGTGTGTCGAGAGTAAGAGATGTGAAGCATGCAATATCCACCTTGATATATGGAATGTCCTTCCAAAGCTTCCTTCGCAGCAGCAGCTGTGCGCACATCTGTAGATTCAACAAATCTATAGCTTAGTTCAACTCACAAGCATCTTAGTACAGAATAACCAACTCAAATCCACTACTTCAAAGTTTGTACAAGCTGACCAATTCACAAGAGGAAACCACTGCTCCCTAGGGTGGACGAGTTCAAAACATTTCTTTGACTAATATACCAGCAAAACATTTCTTCGACTAATATACCAACTATCTCGTTTACCAAGTCACTTGAGAGGACACCCAACAAATAAGAGAGAACAGCAAGAAGTATTTCTCTTTAATGAAGTTGTGGTCTATCAAAATGCAGcaagaagattctgaaccataAAAGGgaacagaaaaaaaaaatgaaaagttaacTCTAGTACATCAGGCCTATTCTAGGATCAGAGATAGAGAGCTACTAGAATCCAAAAGCTGAACCAAGCTATTTACAGGGGTTAGCTTTGTTCCAGCTAAAAAGAGTAAGAGACCTAGCATCTATGGAGTGGTTTGGAATTGAAATTCCATCAAAATATCTGCAGTTCCTCTTTGTCCAAGAACAGCAAATAATACTTGCAGGGTCATGATCCAGAGTCGGGCAGCAAGTATTTTTACCCAATAAAATATTCACTAGAAACATTCCCTGCTAGAATACAGAATGCCATATAAAAATCACAACATAATATAATGTCAAGAAGCTGAGAACAGTGTTTGGTCACTTTGCCAAATGCTTTGACACATTGGGGCAAGCACGTTATGTGCAAGCGCAAGAACTAACACTTAGCAAATTATTGGCAACACTTCCATCTTACCTGGATATTGTATCAGAGCCTGAAGCCCTCCATTCTTATCAAACATAGCAATCTTCAGTACAGGACCAAAAGCTGAGAAAACCTAAGAATATATGAAGGAAAATGAGAACCAACAAAACAACTCAAAAGACAGGTTATGAAAAAAACTACAAAAGCTTTCTGCAACTGGAGAAGAGTGTTACCGTGTGTAGGACATCCAAGGTAACTGCATACTGCATGTTCTCAATGGAAGCAAGAAGAACATTACTCTCAGGTTCCAATTTCTTCCCATCCAAACCCAAACTGAACTGCAACACATATGGAAGAAACTTTAAAGAAAGATAAACTGCACATGATCAGCTTGTCTGTCAGGacatatcttcttctttttttattggtGCCCGCAAGAACATATCTCAAACCACAGAAACATGAAAAATACGCGTATTGACATGAATGATGCTGATTTTGTTTATAGATTAGCTTTATTGTGGATGTTTTATTTCCTAGAAGAATTATAGAAGAacataatatttcttttattgtaaTTGATTCTCTTGCCTTATTTAGTTATGGGGCTCATCATATAAATACTGCTTCTCTTAGGATGTAAAGATACACCGAAATACAAAGAAGCCTTTTCTTCCTTCTCAAATTCTACACACACACCAATGATCAATAACTTATGCCTCAATCCTACATTAGTTCGGGATACACATTCACGGTGATCTAAATACTTTGCCGTATGAAAGGGCAGTATCTTAAAGTAATCCAACAGAAAGCCACAATGGCAGCAACAAGGAACTGAAAGACTAGGATCTAACAGTCCTAGCAAATCCTCGATGTGCAAATGAGTCTGCAGTTTTAGAGCTTCGACTGATTCATTACCTGACCACTTGCATCTATGGCTGAGGAAGCGACAGGAAGGAGAGAATTGGTATAGTCCCTGAATCAAGACCATAAACAAGATATAAGATTGAAAGAGTGGCAAGCAATAATTaacacaaacaaattaaaaccaTATTGAAGATGTAATTGACTAAGATAAAGATTGCGCAAAAGCATTCTGTACAACCAACTTTCAATACGacaacaacataaccagtgttggggtctagggagggtgtGGTGTAggcagaccttacccctatctTGGCAAGGTAAAGAGGCTGTTTCTATAAGACCCTTGGCTCAAGAAAAGCAttttcaaaacaagaaaaataagccATCGCTTATGAGTGTGTATGTTTTTATAGAAGATAAGGTATCTTTTatggaaaatcatatttttttggaTTCTCTATTTTTTGGCGTGCCACTTTATAGGGGAGCTTTTTTCCCCATCTCAATAAGGTTACTACttttatcccaaaaaaaaaaagtgcatgtatgtgagatagagagagagatggAGATCATTTTTACCTGCTACGATGACTCTGAAACTTCACACTCAGATCTGTATGGGCAGAATATGTGATTTTAAGGCTACATGGTCCCAGTTCCGGAATCAAGTAGCTGATACAcgagaaaagaaaaagatcagTCAACTGTCCTGCAAGAACAATATGTAGTAGCTAGTAATAACTACTCCAGTAAACCATTGGGTTTGGTATAAAAatgtagatatatttttttcccCTCACTAACTCATAGAATTCCATCAATAGCCCAGACAATGTATAATTTAAACAGCCAGCCAACCACCTCaactttcaacaacaacaacatagccagtgtattcccatctagtggggtctggggagggtagagtgtacgcagaccataccactacctcaggtgaagtagagaggctgtttccgatagacccccggcttaaaaccaataacagtatagcaaacacaaaacataaatgcatctAAACTTGTAcaggcaaaataaactaacaacgctaaccacaagataatactagagCCACAAGGATACTATTAAAAACTATATCTCCGAAACCAAAGACAGTACTCAACCACCTCAACTTTGGCCAACTAAATTACACCAGAAAACCAAACAATCATCCTTTCTGACCAGCACTTTTTACCAGGATCACAGTTCCTAACACAATAAGCAAATAAGCTTACCAGTCCTAGACTCCTAGTTATAAACATATTCTGTAGCAGCATTTAGAAAGCAGAATTTGATGGGCTCATTAACCACGTGGCTGGAATGGACATGAGCACAAGAAGAAGGTGACTCAAATGTCAATATAAACTGTATATGGAACAGCTAAGCTCGGAGCATGTGCACCCCTTCAGTAAATTGTTTTTAAAATGCTCCTCAAAGATGTCCAGCCCATGTGTGTTCAGTACATCTACAAAAACAATCCATAACCAACTGAAATATAAATCCAAAATCACCTGGGAATGCTTCTTCCATCCAGGGCATCCTTTGCTGAAGTAGCAGTTTCTGCATCAGTAAATTGCACCAGAGCCTGAAGAGGGTTCAAGGAGGCGAGGACTTGTCAGCTAATTAGAAGGTCAACAAGCCTATTGACACTGATCAAATTTGCATAAATCCATCTTCTGAAGCATAAATACCTGGAATCCTGCAGTCTTCTCAAATGTTGTTATCTTGTGCACGAACCCAAAAGCAGAAAATACCTGAAAGAATAAGAGAATTTCAGAAATAAATCTATCCaatgttaaaaatataaattaggagAAATAACACACTAAGAAGAAATTCCTAACATGCTTCTCTCAAGTAAGCCTCTAACACATTAGAAACAAATAGCACAAACAACatttctactttaaattattaTCAATCATACTCTCTACTGCAAAAGAAAAAATCTAGTCAAGGAGTATTCTCCATCAGTTGACCTAAAGAAGTTCCAAAAATGTGAAGGACAGAGACAGAAGGAAGTTAGAAAGACAACCATCTCTCCTGTCTGTCATTTACTGCACATTATACCAGCAAAACTAGCAGAACATGAATATGTGATGCAAGCAAAACGATCTGAACATGAGAAAATTCTCTGAATTTAGAAGATTCTCAgacagttctctttttttttcaacctgTGACAGTTCTCTGAGGTCCATAAATTTAGGTCAGGCACTCTTACACTCCAAAAATTCACCAAGAAGCATTGATACAAATCTCGAACCCTTGATCTAGTGGAAAGATTTAAAGCATTTAAACTAACACAGATCTCAAGCAAAAGTAGTATTCCACACGAaacaaaattaactttttttgagAAAGTTAACTTCCGCATCTGTTAATAAAGAGGTTCAACGTCATTACAAAGATGAACTTATCAAACAAATCTCATCATCAGAGAAGTTCACGGCAGCCATAAGTCACCTCAAGTTTGTAAGCTCTTGGCCCCTAACGGGGCAAGCTCCATTCCATGAAGCTGTATTTTAGAAAACCAAACTTCCACTcatataacattttttttttttttataaccgtggGGCCCTGGCTAGCTTGTGCGCAACTCAACTAATTCCACAgaatacctgccacctcccaccagcaacaggtcactcatataacatcttaaaaacactaaaacatgaggaaggagatcatttcttaagccattgaaataaaaagttcaaaaattttAAGACAAGTAAGTCTCAGAGGGGGAGCTTAGATAACCAAATGCCTGACTCATAAATGATTATCTGACTTTGTGTTTGGCCTAATTGGGTTGGATCCTAAACTTCAGAAATATTTTAACCAAAAGACATTATTACTATAAGCAAAGGAAAAGTTGCCGGATGCACATGCAACAAGTTTGCCTTGGAAAACGAAAAAAATAGCATCTCCATTATGCACATGCTAAGAAAGGGTGAAGATTTTAGAGGAATAAGAAACATCTGACACTCCAAGAAAGTCAGGAAAGTTAGATGAGGAGAAGGGAAGAAGGAGCCAGAgttaagaaaaagagaaaagagacaAACACGCATGCGCTCTTTCTCCCGATGCAATAAGCTGCCATTGAAGATATATCCTGGAAATTATCCTGCTGATCCATTCAATTTCATGTTAAGAATGCTCAAGAAAGCATGAAATACTCCAACCTAATTACCAAAACTACACAAAACCTTTCCACCAATAAGATTCCCTCTCCACCAAAGTAAATGGGAAGCACTTTAATCCTTACCAAGTGTAAAACATCAATGCTGACAAGGCGAGCATCATTCCCTTCAATTGTAACCAACAGTACATTTCCGGCTACATCTGCTGTAGTTTTGTTGTTCACTATCTCTTGCCTATTTGAATATTGTAGGTAGACGGTTTTCCCCCGTACCTGAGCTGGCTCAGAGGAAGAGGCATAGTACGATATCATTGCAATAGCTTGATTTAATTCTGCCTACACATATTAACAAAGCAGATGTAAGAAACTCAAGTTTTGAAGGATGTACAGTTTCACTAGAAAAACAGATATACTATGAAAGACAGAGGTGAAATAGAGGTGAATATAGCCACTTACGAACTCTATAAATGCTTGATTTCGGTTTGCTCCTACATTACACTTGGTATTCACAACTCTACCAAAAGGTTTTCCCAATTCGATCAGCTCCTCCTCTGTGCACTCCCATGGTAAGTTTCTCAAATGGAGAACCTTTGATGGGGGCTGTGTGTATCGAAACTGAGGCTGGCTAGAAGCAGATGCCATCGGAACTACAAAATCAAGCTTTAAACAGAATAACAGATATTAAAATGGCATTTGACGAATATTTAACACTCGTCCAGCTCTCAAAGCTAAGAGATAGATTGGATTATAAGCAGTATATAGACTACATGAGCTAAAAGGTCGCAGTACTCAAAAGCGCATTGCTCAAAATGTAAACTAGTGAATCAAATAAGCATGCTGCTAAATAAAAAGCAATTGTGCAACGTATGGAACATAATTTTGTAGATAGAGGGAATATAATTCAGATTTTAGAATAAGTGCAGCCATGTgcgattctttttcttttttgttgaccGAGAAATTTGCTTGGAGTTGACCCTTGGGCCAACAGCAACCTTCAAAACTCCTTTCAAAAATGATGGTCCCGCACCTCTTATCCTGCCCCACTTAAATACAAGACTTATTTCACTTGGTGCAAGCAACCATTGCCATGTATTATCTTTCATAATAGGAACGTCCCTTGTACTAAGCTTTCTAATGGAGGTATATGTATATCAAGTAACAGTAACCCACTCAACCAGTTAACTATTTCCTTATCACACACCAAGCTTAACGACGAGACACCAATAAAGAAAGAGATTATTAGATAACATAGCATTTTACGCATTCAAACCAAAAATTCTCTAATTAGAACATGACAAGCGCTCTTGCTAAACTAAAAGTCAAGTCTTCAAACTCGTAACACAATAATATTAAAAGAATCCACATTATAATAGCGTCACCATCtccaccaaaaataaaatacttaaatgaaGAACCGCAAGCATCCAATTTCCACCAACAGACAAAACTATTAACTTATCCACAAATGTTAAGCAACGTAGCGGAAACAGGGGCAGAGCCACCTTTAGTCCAGTCCAGGGGGCTCATCCGAACCCCCTACGCCCTTCGGAGGAAAATTATACTATCTATACATGGTTAgagttcttttttatatatatacaatagaTGTTGACCCCTTCAGCTAGTTTGTATgtatactttttagattttaaatccCTTTAGTGAAAATCCTGGCTCCACCACTGATCGAAAAAGGCCTAATTTCCTAGAACCACTAATATTTGTTCAGCTAAAAAGACATCAAATCTATGGTGAACCAACACAGACCCCGTGTCCAAAACTGAGAGCTAGTTTGGTTGGGGAACAAGTTATCCCAGCCTCAATATGGGATAAGAATACACCACAATTCGGGATAAGTCATCTAAAGCAATCATGGGATACACTCATCCTAAAATCAATCCTTTATCCCTCATACCAAACGAACGCTGAGGGTTCGTACAATCCCTCAACTAAagcttatcaaatatatataaaaaaaaaaaaaaaaagttaattgtATTTCTCCAAGGGGCAAAAACAACAGCAAGGATTGAGTATGAGAATTGAAAGCAGCGTCGCCGTcaaaatgttgaaaattaaaCTTAACGAACAACGAGAGATTAGGGCACAACGAGAACAAACCAtaggatttagaattagaatgaAGATTGTACCTGTATATGTCAGGCGGAGATTAGGGTTTCACCGCACAACTTTGCTGGAAACGACGCCGAGTAGATGTACCGCACAACTTTGGTGGCTAGATGAATATATTTTGCTCTTCAACTAATGATGGTAAGCTGAGGGTAAGCtaaggctgcatttgtttttgtttttttaaagatTAAGATATGTGGATGGATCTGAATGCACATCGGAATTATTAAGATATTGTGTAAAGATCTGAAAATTCAATAATTAagattgtttattttttaatttttaagtatataaaaaaattatttatatatataataaaataaaatatataatttaaataaaaaattaattatatattagaaaaatatgtaatttaatgcaactaaattattatttgattgaaaaaaaatatttatgtttgatagtgataatggagatggtttataatgatGATTGCGATGacgatgattgatgttagtgattagtagtATTGGTGGTAATAGTTGTGAtgtttggtattgtagtgactgttatgataatggcggttgatagtggtggtagtggttgtgatgtgacattgcttgatgttagtagttggggGTGTTGATTGTGATAGCTGTAAAATGAACGAatgatggttgatgatgtgttggtgctagttagagatattgttagttgtgacggtggagatggttgttagtagagataaattatagcgaCGATAGTGATTGAGGTGATGATAGAGGTgacgttactagtgacaatggtggtggccaTCGAAAAAtatgtggaggttgtgatgtattagtggtagttagcggcaGTGCtaattgtgatagatgagttggtcgatatTAGGGATTGGCCGATAGTGATCGATGATGGTGGTGGTATTGACGGTAGTAGTGacgttaaatataattaaaataataaaggtagtaggtgtggtagcggttgacaatagtggttggtagcgatatttgttgtcgatggtggttgtgatggtggaggtggttggtggcgGTTGACAATGATGGCGGTGGCAGAgctggtgactgatgattatgaatagagtgtcagtgaatattatccaataccagaatacctcttcagatctattaaaacttgattctaaatctaaataattaagatctattcagacctattaagagctaaaatattaataaaaaacaaatgcacttaatgatctgaagtctgaaccattaaGATTCAGACCTCCaataagtgcaaacaaatgagcaaGTATGATTAATGACGGTTCAAATGTTCTATTTAATATAGGGAATAgggccaaatatgctcctaaaCTTTGTGAAAATGTCCAAATATTTCCTCCGTTACAAGTTTGGTCCATATATGCCCTCGCTGTTAAAGTTTTGGTCCAAATATACCCTTGTTGTTAAAGTTTTGAGCAAATATACCTCTTTGAACATTAAGTGATTTGTTGAAAATGTGCAagtcccttttttctttttctttttaatttttaatgtccatataagcaaataattgtcatattacaaaaataaattcacCCTCCTCTTTTATATCCGACCCGACCCAAGATCCGACCCAAAATCCTTTTTAATCACTGTAATACCCTAACCCATTTCACTATATCTTCTACGTACGCAAAGCAGCTTATTGCGTTTCACCATATATATTCTTCTATTGGTCATCACGACGTATCTTCGTGAAAGAAAATAACGGGATATACAAAATCAACTCAATGGAGCCACCACTGCATACTCTTTAAATGGTAAGTGATTTTGAAATAGTGCTAACCAAACAAAAACAGACAAATCAAATTTCTAGATGCAAAGAAAAGAATGCATCTTTCTATCGGTAAGATTACAAATATGAACCTCACATAAAgggagaagagaaaaaaaaatcaagcgTTTGGCCATCACAAACCCATATGCTTATAAAACACAATCAAGTGAGCAACTCAGGCTACACGGATGTgattaattttgaagaaaaagcttgctcatttcttctttttcagtCGTCCTATTAGTAAATTTCACACGACATTAGTGATTAGTGAAAGCAATGATTCTACTAAATTTCATCGAATACTCCATTGATCAACGACCCAAGCTGCTTTGCGTACGTAAAAGATAGGGTGAAATGGGTTAGGGTATTATGGTGATTAAAAAGGGTCTTGGATCGGATCTTGGGTTGGGTCAGGGTATAAAAGAGGAGggtgaatttattttttgtgatgtggCAATTATTTGCTTATGtggacattaattttttttttttaaaagggactTGCGAATTTTTAGCAAATCACTTAACGTTtaaggggtatatttgctccAAAACTTTAACAGCGAGGACATATTTGAACCAAAACTTTAACAGCGAGggcatatttggaccaaacttATAACAGAGGGCATATTTGAACTTTTTCGCAAAGTTTAGGGGCATATTTGATCCTTTTCCCTTTAATATATGAATGGATGTAAAGACAACTTACTTtaccacttaaacttaacttctgtttatttactccttaataactttaaagtaaattttttaccaccctaaaaaaattataccactctcaccGTGAAGAGTGAAGTACACACGCCTCACGTCATTGTCAAATCAGTGCCACATCAGTGTCATGTCATTGtcacgtaagaaattataatttttttgaaaaaagtaatcCAACacacatattatttatatatatatatatatatatatatatataaacccacccctttcctcctccttctttttcttcaacagcCTATCCCATCCCCCTcgttcctccttctccttcttcttcaacagctcccccaaccccaacccccaTTCCTCCTtctccttttatttctttttcaccattAATATCATTATTTCACCATTAACACTATTATttcaccattaacatcattatttca encodes the following:
- the LOC107863148 gene encoding polypyrimidine tract-binding protein homolog 2 isoform X1 translates to MASASSQPQFRYTQPPSKVLHLRNLPWECTEEELIELGKPFGRVVNTKCNVGANRNQAFIEFAELNQAIAMISYYASSSEPAQVRGKTVYLQYSNRQEIVNNKTTADVAGNVLLVTIEGNDARLVSIDVLHLVFSAFGFVHKITTFEKTAGFQALVQFTDAETATSAKDALDGRSIPSYLIPELGPCSLKITYSAHTDLSVKFQSHRSRDYTNSLLPVASSAIDASGQFSLGLDGKKLEPESNVLLASIENMQYAVTLDVLHTVFSAFGPVLKIAMFDKNGGLQALIQYPDVRTAAAAKEALEGHSIYQGGYCMLHISYSRHTDLSIKINNDRGRDYTMPITPMLNSQPSVLGQQPPLIGGPGVHPYGAPSQYTPAAGVAPPQHPAVWNTAPATATPSMPMQMHSHPYMPPASVPSQMGSGVMPMHGQNVIPQSTPMPPYPPQYH
- the LOC107863148 gene encoding polypyrimidine tract-binding protein homolog 2 isoform X2, whose amino-acid sequence is MRVFSAFGFVHKITTFEKTAGFQALVQFTDAETATSAKDALDGRSIPSYLIPELGPCSLKITYSAHTDLSVKFQSHRSRDYTNSLLPVASSAIDASGQFSLGLDGKKLEPESNVLLASIENMQYAVTLDVLHTVFSAFGPVLKIAMFDKNGGLQALIQYPDVRTAAAAKEALEGHSIYQGGYCMLHISYSRHTDLSIKINNDRGRDYTMPITPMLNSQPSVLGQQPPLIGGPGVHPYGAPSQYTPAAGVAPPQHPAVWNTAPATATPSMPMQMHSHPYMPPASVPSQMGSGVMPMHGQNVIPQSTPMPPYPPQYH